In the genome of Pseudorasbora parva isolate DD20220531a chromosome 10, ASM2467924v1, whole genome shotgun sequence, one region contains:
- the LOC137090721 gene encoding antimicrobial peptide NK-lysin-like, with protein MLRNVFLVSLLIYAVCAVHLEIRDVDSAEEELEEIPADSMTKQQILNKCSICKNIMKAVKKKLSPNATPDEIKNKLNNTCEKARMLKSKCKNFVEKYLKTLIDELMTDDGPNTICTKVKACKSETPIMEFIFNNF; from the exons ATGCTCCGGAACGTCTTTCTTGTCAGCTTGCTCATATATGCAG tcTGCGCCGTTCACTTGGAGATTCGTGATGTGGACTCTGCTGAGGAAGAACTTGAAGAAATCCCT GCTGACAGCATGACGAAACAACAGATTTTAAATAAGTGCTCGATATGTAAAAACATCATGAAGGCCgtgaaaaaaaaactctccccTAACGCAACGCCA GATGAAATCAAAAACAAGTTGAACAACACCTGTGAGAAAGCCAGGATGCTGAAATCTAAGTGCAAGAATTTTGTTGAGAAGTATTTGAAAACTTTGATTGATGAGCTGATGACTGATGATGGGCCAAATACCATCTGTACTAAAGTCAAGGCCTGCAA GTCAGAAACACCCATAATGGAGTTCATTTTTAACAATTTCTGA